The genomic DNA TGCTGGGACGGCGTACCACGCTCTTTCCGCTGGAGAAGGTGCAGGCCGTGACGGTGCAGCAGAGCTGGGTGCAGCGGCGGCGCCAGCTGGCCACGCTCCACCTGCAGCTGGCTAGCGGGCCGGTGGTGGTGCCCTTTATCCCCCTGGCCACGGCGCGGGCCGTGGCCAACGAGGCGCTCTACCGGGTGGCGTGCCGACCGTCGCTACCCCTTGGGGCCGAGCAACAGCCAGGCGATCAGGCCGAACAGGGGCAGGAAGAGCAGGATCAGAATCCATAGCAGCTTGGCGACCGGGCCGGCCGCGCTCGTTGCCGTCTTCACGATGGCCCAGATGATGATGAGCAGCCAGATAAACCCCAGCAGCCCGGTGACCTCGATGCCCATATGGCGTACTCCTGCCGTGTCGCGGATCAGAGCTTGTAGAGTATCCGCATTGCGCCCCAGTGACGACCGTTGACGGTAATCGGGGCGGAACAGTCGCGCATCAGCACAAACTGGCCGCTGCCCATGTTGCGCCGGTAGGTCTGCAGCAGCCAGGGGCGCTGGTTCTTGGCGGCGGTCTGCCCGGTGCGGTCTTCCCAGAGCCGGCGGTTGCGGCTGTTGGCGTTGTTCCACTCCGGGTCACCCGCGCGCTGCGGCTTGGACACGTGCAGGTTGTGGGTGGGGATGTAGCCGTTGCGATCGATGGCGCAGACCCCGCCGATGGTCGGGTCAGAGTCCAGCACCGGCTCCTGTATGGGCGGCAGGACGCGGTCGGTGAACTCCACGAAGCGGGTGGTGTACTGCTGCGGGTCGGTGTCGGGCACCGGCTCGTAGTGCTCGTCGAACAGGTCCGCGTCGCTGATCTCGCCCTTGCGGATGGCCTCCTCGAAGACGTGGCCGACCTGGGCCGCGGTCTCGGTGGCGATGCGGATGTAGGGCGTGTCCTCGGTTTCCACGTCGCTGGCGTTGGCCAGGTTCATCAGCTCCTCGACGAAGCTCAGCAGGCGGTTCAGCCGGCTGCCGGAGTCCTCCAGGTTGGCGAGCGACGAGGTGACGTCGTCGGCCATCTCGTTCAGACCGTCCAGGGTGGTGTCGCTGTGGCGGTCGATCTCCTGCACCGCGGAGGCGATGCGGGCGGACTCGTTGTCCACGTCTCCCATGGCCTGAGCGACTGCACCGAGCACCTCCTGCATGGCGTTGGTGCCTTTCTCCACCGCCTTGGCCCGGTCGGTGCTCTCGCCACCGGTGCTGATCAGCTGCCGGGTCTGTTCGGTGAGCTCGTGGAGGGTGCGGTCGATGTCGGAGGTGGCGTCGTGGGTCTGCCCGGCCAGCGACTTGACCTCCTCGGCCACTACCGCGAAGCCCTGACCCGCCTCGCCGGCGCGCGCCGCCTCGATGGTGGCGTTCAGGGCCAGCAGGTTGGTCTGCTTGGCGATGGAGCCGATGCCCTTGGCCACCTTGCTTACCCGCACCATGGCGTCGTTCAGGCCGCTGAGTTCCGATTCGACGTCATGCACCGAACGGCTCAGGTCGCGGATGTCCGAAAGCGCCTTCTGGATGGTCTCGTCGGACCGGCTCATGTCGGCCCGGGCTGCCCCGGAGACGTGCTGGGCATTGCGTGCGGCCGCGTCCACCACCTTGTTGGCTTCGGACATGCGCCGGGCGGATTCGCGCAGCTCTTCAAAGAGCTGTACCTCGCGGCGGGTCTGCTCCTTGATCTCGTCCACGTGGCCGGTGACGTCGGAGGCCTCCAGCCCCAGCTCGCTGGTGTGCAGGGAGGTCTGCTTGAGGATCTCCTGGTAGGCCAGGTCCTCGTCGCTGACCAGCGGGGCGGCGGCGTTGCGGTTCTGCTGTTTCCGTTTGAACAATGGCATGGTGGTCGCTCCCTCACTCCGCCGCGTAAATCAGCCGCTGACAGCCCCAGTGACGCCCCTGCACCTTGATGGGCACGGATACCTCCTTGACCAGCGCGTGGTGGCCACCGCCCAACTCCAGCCGGTAGGTTTGCAGCAGGAAGCGCTCGCGGTTGCGGGCGGCCGCCCGGGTCTCGCGGCTGTCCAGGCGGCGGCGGTGGAAGCGGGGCGGCTCGGCGCCATCGTCGGCGGAGGGCGCGCGGGCCGCCTCCCGGCTCTGGGCGGGCACGTAGCCGCCCACGTCACAGACGAACGCGGACAGCACCCGGCGCTGGTGCTGCAGGGCGGGCTCCTGAACGGCCGGCAGGACCCGGTCGCAGAAGTCAGCGCTGGCGGTGGTGTAGCGGGCGGGGTCGCTATCGGCCTCGCGCTGGTAGTTCTGATCGAACAGGGCCTCCTTGCTGACGCTGCCCCGCTGGATGCCGTCCTCAAAGGCTTCGGCGGTCTCGGCGGCCAGTCGCTCCGCCAACCGGATGTAGGGGGTATCGACGGTCTCGACCCCCTCCACGGCCGTCTCGCGGATCAGCAACTCGGTGAAGTGGCGCAGTTTTTCGGTCCGCTGCTCCGCCTCTTCCAAGGCCCGGTTGGCGTGCTGCACCTCGTGGGTCAGTTCTTCCAGGCCGTCCACGGTCTTGCGGCAGTGCTGGTCGATCTCGCCGACGGAGTCGTGGATGCGGCTGGACTCGGTGTCCACGTCCTGCATGGCGCTGCCCACGGTCTCCATGATCTCCTGAATGGCGTGGGTACCCTCGCGTACGGCCTGGGCCTTTTCGGTGCTCTCGGCACCGCGCCGGATCAGCCGTTCGATGATGGCTGTCAGCTCCTCCAGGATCTGGTGGATCTCAGCGGTGGCATCGGCGGTCTGCTTGGCCAGCTCCTTCACGTGCTCGGCGACCACCGCAAAGCCCCGGCCCACCTCGCCGGCGCGGGTGGCCTCGATGGTGGCGTTGAGCGCCAGCAGGTTGGTCTGCTTGGCGATGGTGCTGATCTCGTTGGCCACCTGGGCGACCCCTTGCAGCGCCTCGTTGAGGGTGCCCAGCTGCCCCTCGATGTGGGTGACCGATTCGGCCAGCTCGCGGATCTGCTCCAGCGAGTGGGTGATGGTGTTGCGCGAGCGCTCCACGTCCTTGCCCGCCTTGGCCGCCACGTCGTGGGCGCGGCGGGCGGCCTGGTCGACGGTGTCGTTGGCCTCGCTCATGCGGCGGGCGGTGCCCACCAGGTCCGAGAAGATAGAGGCCTGCCGGCGGAAAAGGCCGGCGACATGCTCGATGTGGTTGACGATGTCCACCGCCTCCACACCCACGCCGCTGGTCCGCTCGGCGATCTGCTGGATCACCGAGAAGTGGTCCATGGTCTGCGTGGTCCCGGGTCGGGACCTGTCCTTGAGTACCGAAGCCATAGCCGGCTGCCCCTGATCGATGCGATTTCTGATTATGCGGGTTCTGCCTCTGCCATTGGTGGCGGCCGCTTGCCCGGAATCTTGAGCTGCCGGGCATCGGGCCAGGCGGGGGGCGATGCCCGATAACACGATAGTCTATAAGGGTAAGCGGCTTTTCCGATCGGGGGAAGGGCCGCAGCGCGTGATCGCAGGGAAGTTAAGGAATGGCGGCTATGTCCATAGGAATAAAGCCGTTTCCGGCCGGTCAGGAGTGATATAATCCGCCGCGCTGTTCCCGGCCGCGACCAGGGTACGTCCCCCTTGAGTGCAAACAAATCCCGAAAACCCCGCCGCAAGGGCCAGACAGGAGCCCGCCAGCCCGGGCTGCTCCGGCGATGGGCCGGCCGCGTGCTGGGGCTGATGCTAACGTTGGCGCTGATCTCGGTGGGGTTGCTGGCGCTCTACGCCAAGTCCCTGGAGCCGGAGTTGCGCGAGCATTTCGAGGGCGGGCGCTGGGCCGTGCCGGCGCGTGTGTATGCCCGCCCGCTGGAACTGTTTGCCGGCAAGGCCCTCTCGCCGGCGGAACTCCAGGTGGAGCTGGAGGAGCTGGGCTACCGACGCACCAGCAGCGGCCGGGAGTCGGGCAGTTGGAGCCGCAACGGGGCGGAGTTCCACCTCAGCACCCGCGGTTTTAACCACCCGGACGGGGAGGAATTGCCCCGGCAGTTGCGGGTGGTCTTTGCTAACGGGCAACTGAGCACCCTGGAGGGGTTGCGGAACGGTGAGCCGGTGGGCCTGGCGCGGCTGGAGCCGGCGGTGATCGGCAGCCTGCACGCCCCGCACCAGGAGGATCGCCTGCTGGTGCGCCTGGACCAGGTGCCCGAGAGCCTGATCGCTGCCCTGCTGGTGGTGGAGGACCGCAACTTCCACGATCACCGCGGGCTGTCGTTCACCGGTATCGCCCGTGCCGCCGTGGCCAACATCCGTGCCGGCCGGGTGGTGCAGGGCGGGAGCACCCTCACGCAGCAGCTGGTCAAGAACTTCTACCTCACCGCCGACCAGACGCTGCAGCGCAAGTTCACCGAGGCGGTGATGGCGCTGTTGCTGGAGCACTACTACGAGAAGGACGAGATCCTCGAGGCCTACCTCAACGAGGTGTTTCTGGGCCAGCGCGGGGGGCGGGCGATCCACGGTTTCGGTCTGGGGGCCGAGTTCTACTTCGGCCGTCCGCTGGAGGAGTTGAGCCTGGCGCAGCAGGCGCTGCTGGTGGCCATGGTGCGCGGGCCCTCCCGCTATAACCCGCGGCGCAACCCGGAGCGGGCGCGGGACCGGCGCGACCTGGTGCTTACCCTGATGGCGCGCGACGGCATCATCGACGAGACGGAGGCCCGCTCCGCCATGGCGGAGGACCTGGGCCTGGTCACCGATGGCCAGCGCCACCAGGGGCGTTACCCCGCCTTCATGGACCTGGTCCGCCGCCACCTGCAGCGGGACTACCGCCGCGAGGACCTGATCAGCGACGGCCTGCACATCCATACCACCCTGGCGCCCCGGGTGCAGCGCGCGGCCGAGGCGGCGGTGGATGCCCGCCTTGCCCAGTTCGGCGATGACGCACCGCAGGCGGCGCTGGTGTCCGTGAACGTGGAGGACGGCGAGGTGGTGGGTGTGGTGGGCGGCGCGGATTACCGTTATGCCGGCTTCAACCGGGCACTGGATGCGCGCCGCCCCATCGGCTCACTGGTCAAGCCGGCGGTCTACCTGGCAGCCCTCAGGGAGCCCTCGCGTTACGGTTTGGGCAGCGTGCTCAGCGACGAGCCGGTGACCATCCAGGACGAGCACGGCGACCCCTGGACCCCTCGCAATTACGACGGCAGTAACCGGGATCAGGTCCCGCTCTGGCTGGCGCTGTCCGATTCGCTGAACGTGCCCACCGTGCACCTGGGGCAGAGCCTCGGCCTGCGCCGGGTGGCGCGCAGCTGGGCGGACCTGGGCGGGCGGGTGCCGAACAGCCTCTACCCCTCCTTCGTGCTCGGCGCCACCGAGCACTCGGTACTGGAGATGGCGCAGGTCTATCAGACTGTCGCCGCCGAGGGCTTCCGTTCGCCGCTACGCTCCGTGCGGGCGGTCACCGACAGCGATGGCGAGTTGCTGTCCCGCTACAGTCTGTCCACCGAGCAGGCCGTGGACCCGGTCAGCAGTTACCTGCTGCAGCACGCCCTGCGCCAGGTGGTGAGTCAGGGCACCGCCCGGGGCCTGCAGGGCTGGGTAGGGGACACCAGCGGGCTGGCGGGCAAGACCGGCACCACGGACGATTATCGCGATGCCTGGTTCGCCGGCTACTCCGGGGACCTGCTCTCCGTGGTCTGGATCGGGCACGATGACAACCGCAGCCACGGGCTGACCGGCTCCAGCGGCGCGCTGCCCATCTGGGGGGAGCAGTTCAGCCGCCTTAGCTACCGGCCTTTGCGCCGCCAGACGCCGGGCGGCGTGGAAGCGGTCTGGATCGACGCCGAGACCGGCAAGCGGTCCGACGAGGGCTGCGAGGGGGCCGTGCGCCTGCCTTACATCGCCGATCATCTGCCGGACGAGACGGTGGACTGCGCCGGCGAGCCGGGGGAAGATGACTCGCGAGGCTTCTGGGACCGGGTGCTGGGCCGCTAGCCCGGGCCACTGTGGCGAGCACGAGAGAAAAAGACCCATGGGACTGAACGCAAGACTGCTGGTACTGCTCCTGCCCCTGGCATTGGGGGCCTGTACCTTGATGCCGCCGGAGCACCGGCCGACCGAACCGGCACCGGAACCGGAGCCCGCCGAAGCGCCCGAGCCGGACGCGCCCGAGCCGGAGGTGGATGAGCCGGAGGTGGATGAGCCGCCGGAGGAGGCGGCCGAGCCGGAGCCCGAGCGTGAGCCGGCCATCCCGGACGCGGTGATCGAACTGGTGGCGGACGCCCGCGAGGCGAGCCAGAACGGCGACTACGACCAGGCGGCTGCTTACCTGGAGCGCGCCGTGCGCATCAGCCCGGACCTGGCGCCGCTGTGGCAAAACCTGGCCGTGGTCCGCTTCCAGCAGGGGGATTACGCCCAGGCGGAGCAGATGGCGCGGCGCTCCATTCGGTTGGCCGACGGTGATCGCGCCCTGCAGCGGCGCAACTGGCAGCTCATTGAGGCCAGCCGGGCCGAGCAGGGGGACGAGGAGGGCGCCCATGAGGCCCGCCGGCAGGCGGAGGGCATTTGACCCCGGAGGCGCTGCCGGAAGCGGCCCGTGCCGCGCTGGGCAATGGCGGTGACCTGGCCCGGGCCCTGTCCGGGTTTACCCCGCGCCAGGCCCAGCAGGACATGGGCGCTGCCGTGGGCGAGGCCCTGGCCGACAACGCCAGCCTGGTCGTGGAGGCGGGCACGGGCACTGGCAAGACCTTCGCCTACCTGATCCCGGCATTGCTCTCCGGCAAGCGGGTGGTGGTCTCCACCGGTACCCGTACCCTGCAGGATCAGCTGTTCCACCGCGATCTCCCCCTGGTCCGGGACGCGTTGCGCGTCCCGACCCGAATCGCGCTGCTGAAGGGACGCACCAACTACCTCTGCCTGCACCGCCTGGACATGGCTGACGAGGCGGCTGGTGGGCGCTCCGCGGTTCAGCACGATGCCCTGCAGCAGGTCCGCCGCTGGGCGGCGGAGAACGGTTCCGGTGACCTGGCCGAAGCCCCGTCCGCCGCCCGGCGCACCGATGTGCGGCCCCGCATCACGGCCACGGCGGAGAGCTGCCTGGGCGGGCAGTGCCCGCGGTTTGCCGACTGCCACTTCTACGAGGCCCGCCGCCGCGCCCAGGAAGCCGACCTGGTCGTGGTCAATCACCACCTGCTGCTGGCCGACTGGGCCTTGCGCGAGTCGGGCTGGGGCGAAGTGGTGCCGGAGGCGGATGTCTGGATTCTCGACGAGGCGCATCAACTGCCGGAGACCGCCGCCCGGTTCTTCGGGCTGGGCATCACCGGCCGTCAGCTGCGCGACCTGACCCGGGATGCCACGGAGGCGTACCAGCGCGAGGCCGGAGACCAGCCCGGCTTCCCGGCGCGGGTGGCGCGGGTGGCCGACGCCACCGAGGCGCTGCGCGATGCGCTGGGTGAGGCGGACCAGCGCGCCGCCTGGCCGCAACCGCCGGGACCGGCCGTCCGGGCGGGCCTGGATGACCTCAAGACGGCCCTGTACGACCTGGCCCTGGCGCTGGCCCCGCTGGGCGAGCGCGGGCTGGAGCTGGCCCGCTGCCAGCAGCGCGCCGAGCGGCTCTATCAGGCGTTGCAGCAGTTCGACGAGCCGGAGCCGGGGCAGGGCGTGCCCTGGTTCGAGACCCAGGGGCGCGGCTTCTGGTTGCGGCTGACCCCGCTGGATGTCTCCGGGCCTTTCCGTAACCGGCGCGATGCCGCCCCGGCCGCCTGGGTATTCACCTCCGCCACCCTGGCCATGAAGGGCGACTTCGAGCATTTCAGCCAGCGGCTGGGGCTGGATGAGCCGCGGACCCTCTGCCTGGACAGCCCCTTCGACTATGAGCGTAACGCCCTGCTGTACACGCCGCAGGGGCTGCCGGAACCGAACGCCCCCGGCTACGCGGCGGCCCTGGTGGCCATGGCGCGCCCGGTGATCGAGGCAGCGCCCGGTGGTGCGTTCCTGCTGTTCACCAGCTACCGGGTGCTGCGTGAGGCGGCGGAGGCGCTGGCCGGTACCCTGGACCGGCCCCTGCTCGTGCAGGGGGCGGCGGCCCAGCACGAGCTTCTGGCCCGGTTCCGCGATGCGGGCAATGCCGTGCTGCTGGGCACGGCCAGCTTCTGGGAGGGCGTGGACGTGCGCGGGGCGGCTCTGTCCACGCTGATCATCGACCGCCTGCCTTTTGCCTCGCCGGCCGACCCGGTGCTGCAGGCACGCATCCAGGCCACGGAGGCGGAGGGGCGCTCCGCGTTTCGCCACCTGCAACTGCCTCATGCGGTGATTACACTAAAACAGGGGGTGGGCCGCCTGATCCGCCATGCCGAGGATCGCGGGGTGCTGGTCATCGCCGACCCTCGGCTCACCCGCCGGGGTTACGGCAAGGTGTTCCTGCGCAGCCTGCCGCCCATGCGACGGGCCGACGCGCTGGAGGACGTGCTCGCCTTCTGGCAGGAGGGTGCCGATGAAATTCCTGGATGAGCTGGCCGATGCGCGCATCAAGGAGGCCCAGGAGGCCGGGCAGCTGGACGAGTTGCCCGGGGCCGGCAAGCCGTTGTCGCTGGACGACGACAGCATGGTGCCGGAGGAGCTGCGCATGGCCTACCGCGTGCTCAAGAATGCCAACTGCCTGCCACCGGAACTGCAGGACCAGCGCGAGGTGGAATCCCTGGAGGCCCTGCTGGCGGGGCTGGACGATGACACCGCCATACAGCGGCGGCAGCGCAGCGAGGCGGAGAAGCGCCTGGCGCTGCTGCGCGCCCGGTTGGAGCGGCGCCGCGGCCGGGGTCAGGGTGGTCTGATGGCGGTGGAACGCGCCTACCAGGAGCGGCTGTTGCGCCGCCTGGGCGGCGACAAGGAGTGAGTCGCGTTACCGCCGCAGGGCGGTCACCGAGAGGATACGCGGCAGGAATTCCGCCAGGCATTGCCACTGCTCGCCCCCGTCGTGGCTGCCGAAGAGATGGCCGCTGGAGGTGCCAAAGTACAGCCCCGGTGTGTCGGCACCGTCATCCCCCATGGCCTCGCGCAGCACGGTCACGTAGGCGTGCTGCTGGGGCAGTCCTTGGGTGAGCGGTGCCCAGGTCTCGCCGGCGTCGCGGCTGCGGTAGACGCGCAACCGCCCATCGCAGCAGGTCCGCAGGTGGTTGCTCTCGATGGGCAGTACGTAGACCGTGTCCGGGTCGCCGGCCGGGGTGACCAGCGCGTAGCCGAAATCGCTGGGCAGCCCAGGGGTGATCTCCGTCCAGTGCCCGCCCCGGTCATCGCTGCGGTAGACCCCGTTGTAGCACTGCCGGTAGAGCCGCTCGGGCCGGCGGGGGCAAAGCACCGTGCGGTGCACGTTGTGACCGGTCACCGCGCACCGCCCGGGCAGGTTCTCCGCGCGGACCCCCTCGTTGCAGGGCTGCCAGCTGCGCCCGCCGTCGTCGCTGCGGAACACCCCGCCGGCGGAGATGCTGGCGTAGAGCCGCCGCGGTGATTGCGGGTCCACCAGAATGGAGTGCAGCGAGAACCCGCCGCGGGCTGGCTCCCAGGTGTCCCGGCTGGGATGTTCGTTCAGCCCGCTTATTGGTGTCCAGGACTGGCCGTAGTCGTCGCTGCGGAAAAGCCCGGCCGGGTCGATGCCGGCAAAGACCGTCTCCGGGGCGTCGCTCGGCCCGGGGGCCAGGTGCCAGACCGCCTTCATCCGCTTTTGCCAGAGCCCCGGCCGGTGCATCGGCACGGAAGCCAGCGGCTCCCAGCTCAGGCCGGCGTCAGCGGTCCGGTAGATATGGGCGCCCCAGATTGCATGGTTGACCGCGGCCAGGCCCCGGGACCGGTCCCGCGGGTCGAGCCAGGCATGCAGCACCTCGTAACCTTCGATCAGCGGGCCGGCCATCTCCCAACGGCCCCCTCGGCCGGTGTCCTGGAGCCGGAACAGGCCTTTCTGGGTGCCGACGAGCAGGGTGGTCTCGTTCACGTATGTGCGTTCCTGTGCTGCAGCATGGAAA from Alkalispirillum mobile includes the following:
- a CDS encoding PLDc N-terminal domain-containing protein is translated as MGIEVTGLLGFIWLLIIIWAIVKTATSAAGPVAKLLWILILLFLPLFGLIAWLLLGPKG
- a CDS encoding methyl-accepting chemotaxis protein, which gives rise to MPLFKRKQQNRNAAAPLVSDEDLAYQEILKQTSLHTSELGLEASDVTGHVDEIKEQTRREVQLFEELRESARRMSEANKVVDAAARNAQHVSGAARADMSRSDETIQKALSDIRDLSRSVHDVESELSGLNDAMVRVSKVAKGIGSIAKQTNLLALNATIEAARAGEAGQGFAVVAEEVKSLAGQTHDATSDIDRTLHELTEQTRQLISTGGESTDRAKAVEKGTNAMQEVLGAVAQAMGDVDNESARIASAVQEIDRHSDTTLDGLNEMADDVTSSLANLEDSGSRLNRLLSFVEELMNLANASDVETEDTPYIRIATETAAQVGHVFEEAIRKGEISDADLFDEHYEPVPDTDPQQYTTRFVEFTDRVLPPIQEPVLDSDPTIGGVCAIDRNGYIPTHNLHVSKPQRAGDPEWNNANSRNRRLWEDRTGQTAAKNQRPWLLQTYRRNMGSGQFVLMRDCSAPITVNGRHWGAMRILYKL
- a CDS encoding methyl-accepting chemotaxis protein; its protein translation is MASVLKDRSRPGTTQTMDHFSVIQQIAERTSGVGVEAVDIVNHIEHVAGLFRRQASIFSDLVGTARRMSEANDTVDQAARRAHDVAAKAGKDVERSRNTITHSLEQIRELAESVTHIEGQLGTLNEALQGVAQVANEISTIAKQTNLLALNATIEATRAGEVGRGFAVVAEHVKELAKQTADATAEIHQILEELTAIIERLIRRGAESTEKAQAVREGTHAIQEIMETVGSAMQDVDTESSRIHDSVGEIDQHCRKTVDGLEELTHEVQHANRALEEAEQRTEKLRHFTELLIRETAVEGVETVDTPYIRLAERLAAETAEAFEDGIQRGSVSKEALFDQNYQREADSDPARYTTASADFCDRVLPAVQEPALQHQRRVLSAFVCDVGGYVPAQSREAARAPSADDGAEPPRFHRRRLDSRETRAAARNRERFLLQTYRLELGGGHHALVKEVSVPIKVQGRHWGCQRLIYAAE
- the mrcB gene encoding penicillin-binding protein 1B; its protein translation is MSANKSRKPRRKGQTGARQPGLLRRWAGRVLGLMLTLALISVGLLALYAKSLEPELREHFEGGRWAVPARVYARPLELFAGKALSPAELQVELEELGYRRTSSGRESGSWSRNGAEFHLSTRGFNHPDGEELPRQLRVVFANGQLSTLEGLRNGEPVGLARLEPAVIGSLHAPHQEDRLLVRLDQVPESLIAALLVVEDRNFHDHRGLSFTGIARAAVANIRAGRVVQGGSTLTQQLVKNFYLTADQTLQRKFTEAVMALLLEHYYEKDEILEAYLNEVFLGQRGGRAIHGFGLGAEFYFGRPLEELSLAQQALLVAMVRGPSRYNPRRNPERARDRRDLVLTLMARDGIIDETEARSAMAEDLGLVTDGQRHQGRYPAFMDLVRRHLQRDYRREDLISDGLHIHTTLAPRVQRAAEAAVDARLAQFGDDAPQAALVSVNVEDGEVVGVVGGADYRYAGFNRALDARRPIGSLVKPAVYLAALREPSRYGLGSVLSDEPVTIQDEHGDPWTPRNYDGSNRDQVPLWLALSDSLNVPTVHLGQSLGLRRVARSWADLGGRVPNSLYPSFVLGATEHSVLEMAQVYQTVAAEGFRSPLRSVRAVTDSDGELLSRYSLSTEQAVDPVSSYLLQHALRQVVSQGTARGLQGWVGDTSGLAGKTGTTDDYRDAWFAGYSGDLLSVVWIGHDDNRSHGLTGSSGALPIWGEQFSRLSYRPLRRQTPGGVEAVWIDAETGKRSDEGCEGAVRLPYIADHLPDETVDCAGEPGEDDSRGFWDRVLGR
- a CDS encoding tetratricopeptide repeat protein produces the protein MGLNARLLVLLLPLALGACTLMPPEHRPTEPAPEPEPAEAPEPDAPEPEVDEPEVDEPPEEAAEPEPEREPAIPDAVIELVADAREASQNGDYDQAAAYLERAVRISPDLAPLWQNLAVVRFQQGDYAQAEQMARRSIRLADGDRALQRRNWQLIEASRAEQGDEEGAHEARRQAEGI
- a CDS encoding ATP-dependent DNA helicase, encoding MTPEALPEAARAALGNGGDLARALSGFTPRQAQQDMGAAVGEALADNASLVVEAGTGTGKTFAYLIPALLSGKRVVVSTGTRTLQDQLFHRDLPLVRDALRVPTRIALLKGRTNYLCLHRLDMADEAAGGRSAVQHDALQQVRRWAAENGSGDLAEAPSAARRTDVRPRITATAESCLGGQCPRFADCHFYEARRRAQEADLVVVNHHLLLADWALRESGWGEVVPEADVWILDEAHQLPETAARFFGLGITGRQLRDLTRDATEAYQREAGDQPGFPARVARVADATEALRDALGEADQRAAWPQPPGPAVRAGLDDLKTALYDLALALAPLGERGLELARCQQRAERLYQALQQFDEPEPGQGVPWFETQGRGFWLRLTPLDVSGPFRNRRDAAPAAWVFTSATLAMKGDFEHFSQRLGLDEPRTLCLDSPFDYERNALLYTPQGLPEPNAPGYAAALVAMARPVIEAAPGGAFLLFTSYRVLREAAEALAGTLDRPLLVQGAAAQHELLARFRDAGNAVLLGTASFWEGVDVRGAALSTLIIDRLPFASPADPVLQARIQATEAEGRSAFRHLQLPHAVITLKQGVGRLIRHAEDRGVLVIADPRLTRRGYGKVFLRSLPPMRRADALEDVLAFWQEGADEIPG
- a CDS encoding DnaJ family domain-containing protein, with protein sequence MKFLDELADARIKEAQEAGQLDELPGAGKPLSLDDDSMVPEELRMAYRVLKNANCLPPELQDQREVESLEALLAGLDDDTAIQRRQRSEAEKRLALLRARLERRRGRGQGGLMAVERAYQERLLRRLGGDKE
- a CDS encoding WD40/YVTN/BNR-like repeat-containing protein; this translates as MNETTLLVGTQKGLFRLQDTGRGGRWEMAGPLIEGYEVLHAWLDPRDRSRGLAAVNHAIWGAHIYRTADAGLSWEPLASVPMHRPGLWQKRMKAVWHLAPGPSDAPETVFAGIDPAGLFRSDDYGQSWTPISGLNEHPSRDTWEPARGGFSLHSILVDPQSPRRLYASISAGGVFRSDDGGRSWQPCNEGVRAENLPGRCAVTGHNVHRTVLCPRRPERLYRQCYNGVYRSDDRGGHWTEITPGLPSDFGYALVTPAGDPDTVYVLPIESNHLRTCCDGRLRVYRSRDAGETWAPLTQGLPQQHAYVTVLREAMGDDGADTPGLYFGTSSGHLFGSHDGGEQWQCLAEFLPRILSVTALRR